Proteins encoded together in one Carassius auratus strain Wakin unplaced genomic scaffold, ASM336829v1 scaf_tig00002576, whole genome shotgun sequence window:
- the LOC113069920 gene encoding RNA exonuclease 1 homolog — protein MLRSTGFFRGIDCPFYCENANGKAGADGCSRPYCHFRHSKQRRASSGIYDINKTKARSASPNDQGYDPFSPEVVRPGEHYNGEPPSSLLVGQDVDLGTVELELVNQAIEAVRNEMERDKKKLSRIGDQEYEPTTNSVKRLKPNVSSHQGYDPGSHQMGQASEYTPSPCSSKYTLDSDNSIANALEYVPTSVSKKSIKKVLPPPSRTKCKYTLDNSKPTSDMEYDPLLNYSAKLAVKEQKTLCSEGKARKRFYPGIQGEDEEYVPTAKKPMSMSPKASVPKYTASFSESDEESSGTEYRPTSISRMQRKGINISLKKERESGTMGQQGNRVSNTDEVFSQNESDYLESQDVDRTNKKIDKKTPLSQWKNIKSDKLKKEKESNKKSQKERWESSTSKNSSKIDKNQSKHEDRISKSKEKVRKDGSESKSTDEKNKIVKIKSEHCHKEKDRGSANIKKPKMDKVVKTNKVPPKFKDPKNGKLESSTKEKGKNKSSHGCSSTKDKSKKSSLVLDYKEASETKQRNLNHIDLFGAESAEEDDEEDERIVRKTASAFKLGSIMNQKRKMSEDTSSEDDSEVDDDDDDGGGGEAVDYSCLQDEMEYDSDPMDECLRIFNESKEVKMEDKGRQAKQPSKELEEGDEEETESTLTTLFPGQKKRVSHFKAQGKSGTSLNAVPMPQRRMTAQEICYQRMQKAQQQAAQLAAAVKAASASTNPKQGISGEKRRVAHRPNASLPSLKPGLADASSRMLSPNRVATDQLSVKAHTSVGILSKTTSTAVQKRVAHTPTMKSSAMKRPVIPAEFGAKVPTNVRQRYLNIFIDECLKFCSSEQEAFQMALEEEKVVCDRSSSKNIYLNVAVNTLKKLRSKNTPSSPANKSPAVSVNTKCQSHEGVLGGRLAAKTSYTINRSGKQQDVDLKGAILYKKLKKYAMAEEQLLEHGYPGPHPEVSGHAVVHNLPEKKNNDRNFSKICCRCGAEYKINANGSCVRKEECSHHWGRLRRNRVPGGWETLYNCCSGAVGSPGCEVSKQHVQDGRKESLDGFVKTFNKPLPVDGNGGVYALDCEMCYTKQGLELTRVTVINSDLKVIYDTFVKPGSKVVDYNTRFSGVTQDDLENTTITLRDVQAVLLSMFSAESILIGHSLESDLFALKLIHCLVVDTAIVFPHRLGLPYKRALRNLMADYLKRIIQDNVGGHDSSEDARACMELMIWKIKEDAKVKR, from the exons ATGTTGAGGTCTACGGGTTTTTTCCGTGGGATTGACTGCCCGTTTTATTGTGAGAATGCTAATGGGAAAGCCGGTGCAGATGGGTGCAGCAGACCCTACTGTCACTTCAGACACAGCAAACAAAGACGAGCCTCCTCTGGGATATACGACATCAATAAGACTAAAGCGCGTTCTGCGAGTCCAAACG ATCAGGGATATGATCCATTCAGCCCAGAGGTTGTAAGACCAGGTGAACATTATAATGGGGAGCCACCGTCGAGCCTGTTGGTGGGACAGGATGTGGACCTGGGTACTGTGGAGCTGGAATTGGTCAATCAGGCCATTGAGGCTGTTCGCAATGAGATGGAAAGGGACAAGAAGAAGCTTTCTCGGATTGGCGATCAGGAATATGAGCCGACCACAAACTCTGTTAAGAGACTGAAACCCAATGTATCATCCCACCAGGGCTACGATCCTGGGAGCCATCAAATGGGCCAAGCGAGTGAATACACCCCATCTCCTTGCTCCAGCAAATACACGTTAGACTCAGACAACAGCATTGCCAATGCACTGGAATATGTGCCCACCTCTGTCtccaaaaaaagcattaaaaaggtGTTACCTCCCCCGTCCCGTACAAAGTGTAAATACACTCTGGATAACTCCAAACCAACCTCGGACATGGAGTATGACCCTCTCTTGAACTATTCGGCTAAGCTGGctgtaaaagaacaaaagactttGTGTTCAGAGGGAAAGGCGAGAAAGAGGTTTTACCCTGGAATACAAGGGGAAGATGAGGAATATGTTCCAACGGCAAAGAAACCAATGTCGATGTCTCCTAAAGCATCTGTCCCAAAGTACACTGCGAGTTTCTCTGAATCCGATGAGGAAAGTTCTGGGACAGAGTATCGTCCAACATCCATAAGCCGAATGCAGCGCAAAGGGATCAACATCAGCCTGAAAAAGGAACGAGAGTCAGGTACGATGGGACAGCAAGGAAATCGAGTGTCTAATACTGATGAGGTTTTCTCACAAAACGAATCAGATTATTTGGAGTCCCAGGATGTGGACAGGACAAACAAAAAGATAGACAAAAAGACGCCTTTGAGTCAGtggaaaaatataaaatctgATAAACTGAAAAAAGAGAAGGAATCCAATAAGAAGAGTCAAAAAGAAAGGTGGGAAAGTTCTACTTCAAAGAATTCAAGTAAAATAGACAAGAACCAAAGTAAGCATGAGGACAGAATCAGTAAGTCTAAGGAAAAGGTGCGGAAAGATGGTTCAGAGTCAAAAAGTACTGATGAAAAGAACAAGATAGTTAAGATAAAGAGTGAACATTGCCACAAGGAAAAAGATAGAGGAAGTGCCAACATCAAGAAGCCCAAAATGGACAAGGTGGTAAAAACCAATAAGGTGCCACCCAAATTCAAAGACCCGAAGAACGGAAAACTTGAGAGCAGCACAAAGGAGAagggcaaaaacaaaagcagCCATGGTTGCAGCAGCActaaagacaaaagcaaaaaaagcagCTTAGTCCTTGATTACAAAGAGGCAAGTGAGACCAAACAGAGGAATCTGAACCACATAGACTTGTTCGGTGCTGAGAGTGCTGAAGAAGATGATGAGGAAGATGAGAGGATAGTGAGGAAGACGGCCTCTGCTTTTAAACTGGGAAGCATCATGAATCAAAAAAGGAAAATGTCTGAAGATACATCATCGGAAGATGATTCTGaagtggatgatgatgatgatgatggtggtggtggtgaagcAGTGGACTACTCCTGTCTGCAGGATGAGATGGAGTATGATTCGGACCCGATGGACGAGTGTCTGCGGATATTTAATGAATCCAAAGAGGTGAAGATGGAAGACAAAGGGAGACAAGCTAAGCAG ccTTCAAAGGAACTGGAGGAGGGGGATGAGGAAGAAACAGAAAGCACTTTAACTACTCTCTTTCCTGGCCAGAAGAAGAGGGTGTCACATTTTAAAGCTCAAGGAAAG TCAGGGACATCGCTGAACGCTGTGCCGATGCCGCAGCGGAGGATGACAGCGCAGGAGATCTGTTACCAACGCATGCAGAAGGCCCAGCAACAGGCGGCACAGCTGGCTGCTGCAGTAAAAGCTGCATCTGCATCAACCAACCCAAAACAGGGGATCTCTGGAGAGAAACGACGGGTGGCGCACCGGCCAAATGCCTCCTTGCCCTCCTTAAAGCCTG gactAGCTGATGCCAGCAGTCGGATGTTATCACCCAACAGAGTGGCGACAGATCAGCTTTCAGTCAAAGCTCATACATCGGTGGGCATCCTGTCAAAGACCACTTCCACTGCGGTGCAGAAAAGAGTGGCTCACACCCCCACCATGAAG AGCTCTGCCATGAAGCGTCCTGTCATTCCTGCAGAATTTGGGGCCAAGGTGCCCACTAATGTCCGCCAGCGTTACCTAAACATCTTCATTGATGAGTGCCTGAAGTTTTGTTCCTCTGAACAGGAAGCTTTTCAGATG GCTCTGGAAGAAGAGAAGGTGGTGTGTGACAGGAGCAGCAGTAAGAACATCTACCTGAACGTCGCTgtaaacacactgaagaaacttCGTAGCAAGAACACACCTTCATCCCCTGCCAACA AGAGCCCGGCTGTATCAGTGAATACAAAGTGTCAGTCTCATGAAGGAGTTCTTGGTGGACGGCTTGCTGCTAAAACCAGCTACACAATCAACCGCTCCGGCAAACAGCAGGATGTAGACCTTAAAG GAGCCATTCTCtacaaaaaactgaaaaagtatGCAATGGCTGAAGAACAGCTGCTGGAGCATGGCTACCCCGGACCTCACCCTGAGGTGTCGGGTCATGCTGTCGTCCATAACCTCCCAGAGAAGAAAAACAATGACCGTAA CTTTTCCAAAATCTGTTGTCGTTGTGGCGCCGAGTACAAGATAAATGCTAACGGAAGCTGTGTGCGTAAAGAGGAGTGCAGTCACCACTGGGGAAGATTGCGCAGAAACAGAG TTCCAGGAGGTTGGGAGACACTTTACAACTGCTGCTCTGGTGCAGTTGGTTCTCCTGGATGTGAAGTTTCTAAA CAACACGTACAAGATGGGCGTAAAGAGTCCTTGGATGGTTTTGTGAAGACTTTTAACAAGCCATTGCCAGTAGATGGAAATGGAGGCGTCTACGCCTTGGACTGTGAGATG TGCTACACAAAACAAGGTTTGGAGCTGACCAGAGTGACCGTCATTAACTCTGACCTCAAGGTTATTTATGACACTTTTGTCAAGCCTGGCAGCAAAGTGGTGGATTATAACACACG GTTTTCAGGTGTGACGCAGGATGATCTGGAGAACACCACCATCACCCTGAGAGATGTGCAGGCGGTGCTACTGAGCATGTTCAGTGCAGAGTCCATCCTGATCGGACACAGTCTTGAGAGTGACCTGTTTGCGCTCAAG CTTATTCACTGCTTGGTTGTGGACACCGCTATTGTGTTTCCTCACCGCCTGGGTTTGCCCTACAAGCGTGCCCTGCGCAACCTTATGGCCGACTACCTCAAACGCATCATACAAGACAACG TTGGAGGGCATGACTCCAGTGAAGATGCCCGAGCCTGCATGGAACTCATGATCTGGAAAATCAAAGAGGATGCCAAGGTGAAGCGATGA